One genomic region from Listeria monocytogenes encodes:
- the rhaB gene encoding rhamnulokinase has product MKHYVAVDIGASSGRLILGELVNEKLQLEEIHRFKNGFTYRDGHERWEIDQLMQEIFIGLEKVKQLGISECVLGIDTWGVDYVLIGASGEKLADPISYRDKRTLNAVQNLTSEYPREYIYKKTGIQFMELNTLYQLYVEERDLLERAEKILLIPDYIGYVLTGVKVAETTNSSTTQMLNLREQLFDKDLLSHLNIDVEKFAPLTDAGTYLGKVKEEWLEEYDIPNCDVVTVATHDTASAVVGTPAEGENWAFLSSGTWSLIGMELSAPINNEAAFKENYTNEWGAYGTYRFLKNIMGLWIVQEIARMDDYKHSFAEMAEEAGNYPYFKQIINVNDARFNNPENMVDEIRLYCRETGQTVPETIGELTNCVYGSLALYYALELEKMTEITGKKIEKLYIVGGGSNVAMLNQLTAKLAGIEVFAGPSEATAIGNLVVQMINQGEIESMRAGRKIIRNSFEIGEFSCGDVRFEEIKERFTKVLEFN; this is encoded by the coding sequence GTGAAACATTATGTTGCAGTAGATATTGGTGCATCAAGTGGTCGATTAATTCTAGGGGAATTGGTGAATGAAAAATTACAATTAGAAGAAATTCACCGTTTTAAAAATGGTTTTACGTACCGAGATGGGCACGAACGCTGGGAAATTGATCAACTGATGCAGGAAATCTTTATTGGCTTGGAAAAAGTAAAGCAACTAGGAATTTCGGAATGCGTGCTTGGTATTGACACGTGGGGCGTGGACTATGTTTTGATAGGGGCTTCCGGTGAGAAGTTGGCAGATCCAATTAGTTACCGCGATAAACGAACTTTAAATGCGGTGCAGAATTTAACGAGTGAGTATCCACGAGAATATATTTATAAAAAAACAGGTATTCAGTTTATGGAATTAAATACCCTATATCAGCTGTACGTGGAAGAGCGAGATTTACTAGAACGAGCGGAGAAAATTTTATTGATTCCTGACTATATTGGTTATGTCCTCACAGGGGTTAAGGTGGCAGAAACAACCAATTCATCGACTACGCAAATGCTTAACTTGCGAGAACAATTATTTGATAAGGATTTACTTTCGCATTTGAACATTGATGTGGAAAAATTTGCGCCACTGACGGATGCAGGTACGTATTTAGGTAAAGTAAAAGAGGAGTGGCTAGAGGAGTATGATATTCCTAATTGTGATGTAGTGACAGTGGCAACACATGATACAGCTTCGGCAGTGGTGGGAACTCCGGCAGAAGGAGAAAATTGGGCATTCTTGAGTAGTGGGACTTGGTCGCTAATAGGGATGGAGCTAAGTGCGCCAATCAATAACGAAGCAGCTTTTAAAGAAAATTACACGAACGAATGGGGCGCATATGGAACTTATCGCTTTTTAAAAAACATTATGGGGCTTTGGATTGTTCAAGAAATTGCGCGCATGGACGACTATAAGCATAGTTTTGCTGAGATGGCCGAGGAAGCGGGTAATTATCCTTATTTCAAGCAAATTATTAATGTCAATGATGCCAGGTTTAATAACCCGGAAAACATGGTGGATGAGATTAGATTGTATTGCCGAGAAACTGGACAGACTGTACCGGAGACGATTGGCGAACTGACAAATTGTGTGTATGGAAGTCTGGCACTCTATTATGCACTAGAATTGGAAAAAATGACTGAAATTACTGGTAAGAAAATCGAAAAGCTTTATATTGTCGGTGGTGGAAGTAATGTAGCTATGCTAAATCAATTAACAGCTAAACTTGCAGGGATAGAAGTGTTTGCGGGACCTTCAGAAGCAACAGCAATTGGAAATTTAGTTGTGCAAATGATTAATCAGGGCGAAATCGAATCCATGCGTGCGGGAAGAAAAATTATTCGAAATTCATTTGAAATTGGCGAATTTTCTTGTGGTGATGTGAGATTCGAGGAAATAAAAGAAAGATTTACTAAGGTACTTGAATTTAATTAG
- the rhaA gene encoding L-rhamnose isomerase, with product MGQETEISKRYQMAKERYQAIGVDTEKALKTLKDIKISMHCWQGDDVKGFLNPDGELTGGIMATGNYPGAAHTPKQLRQDLEKAYSLIPGKHKLNLHAIYVDTDEKVDLNEIEPKHFTPWVEWAKEQGLGLDFNPTFFSHPMFKDNYTLASPDKEVRDFWIEHGKRSRKISEYFGKELGQTSINNFWVPDGIKDCPIDRYTPRKRLMEALDEVFAEKLDEKYTQEAVESKLFGLGAEAYTVGSHEFYMGYGITRDKLICLDAGHFHPTEVISNKLSSLALFSKGVMLHVSRPVRWDSDHVVIMDDELIEIGRELVRNDLLGITNIGLDFFDATINRIAAWVVGTRNTQKSLLKALLEPTADLKKMELENDFTSRMAITEELKDFPFGDVWNYFCEINGVPVGLDWLKEVKAYEEDVLLKR from the coding sequence ATGGGACAAGAAACAGAAATTAGTAAACGATATCAAATGGCGAAAGAACGTTATCAAGCAATTGGAGTTGATACAGAAAAAGCGCTTAAAACATTGAAAGATATTAAAATTTCGATGCACTGCTGGCAAGGCGATGATGTTAAAGGTTTCTTAAATCCAGACGGCGAACTTACAGGCGGAATCATGGCGACTGGGAATTATCCGGGTGCCGCTCATACACCTAAACAATTACGCCAAGATTTGGAAAAAGCTTATTCACTTATTCCTGGAAAACATAAACTTAACTTACACGCAATTTATGTAGATACAGATGAAAAAGTAGATTTAAATGAAATTGAACCTAAACATTTTACTCCATGGGTAGAATGGGCGAAAGAACAAGGTTTGGGTCTTGATTTCAACCCAACTTTCTTTTCACATCCAATGTTTAAAGATAATTATACTTTAGCTTCACCAGATAAAGAAGTACGCGATTTTTGGATAGAGCACGGGAAACGCTCGCGAAAAATTTCTGAGTACTTTGGGAAAGAACTTGGTCAAACAAGTATTAATAATTTTTGGGTGCCGGATGGTATAAAAGATTGTCCGATTGATCGCTACACCCCGAGAAAACGTTTAATGGAAGCTTTAGATGAAGTTTTTGCAGAAAAATTAGATGAAAAATATACCCAAGAAGCTGTAGAAAGTAAGCTGTTTGGTCTAGGAGCAGAGGCTTATACTGTTGGTTCGCATGAATTTTATATGGGTTACGGAATTACGCGGGACAAATTGATTTGCTTGGATGCGGGACATTTCCATCCAACTGAAGTTATTTCTAATAAATTGTCTTCTTTAGCACTTTTCAGTAAAGGCGTCATGTTACATGTGAGTCGTCCAGTCCGCTGGGATAGTGACCATGTGGTGATTATGGATGATGAATTAATTGAAATTGGTCGCGAATTGGTGCGCAATGATTTACTCGGAATTACAAATATCGGTCTTGATTTCTTCGACGCAACAATCAACCGGATTGCTGCATGGGTTGTTGGAACTAGAAATACGCAAAAATCATTACTTAAAGCTCTTTTAGAACCTACAGCTGATTTGAAAAAAATGGAACTGGAAAATGATTTTACATCTCGTATGGCAATTACAGAAGAATTGAAAGACTTCCCATTTGGCGATGTATGGAACTACTTCTGTGAAATTAATGGTGTCCCAGTTGGTTTGGACTGGTTGAAGGAAGTAAAAGCTTATGAAGAAGATGTATTACTAAAAAGATAG